From a region of the Procambarus clarkii isolate CNS0578487 chromosome 18, FALCON_Pclarkii_2.0, whole genome shotgun sequence genome:
- the LOC138365961 gene encoding neurogenic locus Notch protein-like, which yields MEEVPCVAGVEEAPCVAGVEEAPCVAGVEEVLCVAGEEEAPCVAGVEEAPCVTGVEEAQCVAGVEEAPCVAGMEEAPCVAGVEEAPYVAGVEEVPCVTGVEEAPCVAGVEEAPCVAGVEEAPCVAGVEEVLCVAGVKEAPCVAGVEEAPCVAGVEEAPCVAGVEEAPCVAGVEEAPCVAGVEEAPCVAGVEEAPCVAGVEEAPCVAGVEEAPCVAGVEEAPCVAGVEEAPCVAGVEEAPCVAGGEEAPCVAGVEEAPCVAGVEEVLCVAGVKEVPCVAGVEEAPCVAGVEEAPYVAVEEAPCVAGVEEAPCVAGVEEAPCVAGVEEAPCVEEAPCVAGVEEAPCVAGVEEAPCVAGTLLEILKKISTYIIVKFEDYQQVIVA from the exons ATGGAGGAGGTAccatgtgtggcaggtgtggaggaggcaccttgtgtggcaggtgtggaggaggcaccatgtgtggcaggtgtggaggaggtacTATGTGTAGCAGGTGAGGAGGAGGCAccatgtgtggcaggtgtggaggaggcaccatgtgtgacaggtgtggaggaggcacaatgtgtggcaggtgtggaggaggcaccaTGTGTGGCAGGAATGGAGGAGGCAccatgtgtggcaggtgtggaggaggcaccatatgtggcaggtgtggaggaggtaccatgtgtgacaggtgtggaggaggcaccatgtgtggcaggtgtggaggaggcacctTGTGTGGCCGGTGTGGAGGAGGCAccatgtgtggcaggtgtggaggaggtacTATGTGTAGCAGGTGTGAAGGAGGCAccatgtgtggcaggtgtggaggaggcaccatgtgtggcaggtgtggaggaggcaccatgtgtggcaggtgtggaagAGGCAccatgtgtggcaggtgtggaggaggcaccatgtgtggcaggtgtggaggaggcaccatgcgtggcag gtgtggaggaggcaccatgtgtggcaggtgtggaggaggcaccatgtgtggcaggtgtggaggaggcaccaTGTGTGGCCGGTGTGGAGGAGGCAccatgtgtggcaggtgtggaggaggcaccatgtgtggcaggtgtggaggaggcaccatgtgtggcaggtggggaggAGGCACCTTGTGTGGCCGGTGTGGAGGAGGCAccatgtgtggcaggtgtggaggaggtacTATGTGTAGCAGGTGTGAAGGAGGTAccatgtgtggcaggtgtggaggaggcaccatgtgtggcaggtgtggaggaggcaccatatgtggcag TGGAGGAGGCAccatgtgtggcaggtgtggaggaggcaccaTGTGTGGCCGGTGTGGAGGAGGCAccatgtgtggcaggtgtggaggaggcaccaTGTGTGGAGGAGGCAccatgtgtggcaggtgtggaggaggcaccatgtgtggcaggtgtggaggaggcaccatgtgtggcag GAACATTGTTAGAAATTTTGAAGAAAATTAGTACgtacattatagtaaaatttgAAGATTATCAACAggtcattgtagcataa